In Danaus plexippus chromosome 6, MEX_DaPlex, whole genome shotgun sequence, a single window of DNA contains:
- the LOC133320815 gene encoding uncharacterized protein LOC133320815 isoform X4 yields the protein MRSVCLAFGILLAFTNASERVQRSYGGGGGGGGGGGFGFGGGGGFGYGGGGGGGGGFGGGLGGGAGLGAGLDVIRSGVHGILDKVHEGLGNIGAGAGGAGGFGGSFGAGLGGSAGGGSGLGGGAGGGIGGGKEKVVYTKSDDGKSGGFAFTGTTGNGGYGGGGGYSSGGGGSGYGGGAGGGSGHSSGHGGGSAGGFGGNGASGSGGLGGGAGGGIGGGAGIGSGHGGSAGGSGGFGGSGSGGFGTGLGGGAGLGGGSGGGHGGSSGGSGSYGGSGSGGLGGGSGGGHGGSSGGSGGYGGSSSGGLGSGAGLGGGAGLGGGAGGGHGGSTGGSGGYGGSGSGGLGSGSGLGGGAGLGGGAGLGGGAGLGSGAGLGGGAGGGHGGSTGGSGGSGGYGGSGSGGLGSGSGLGGGAGLGGGAGLGGGAGIGGGAGGGHGGSSGGSGGYGGSGSGGLGGGAGLGGGAGLGGGAGGGHGGSSGGSGGYGGSGSGGLGGGAGLGGGAGLGGGAGGGHRGSIGGSGGYGISGSGGLGGGLGGGLGGGLGGNGGIGGGHGFSAGGLSSGGLGGGAGLGGALGAGISGLGGFGGFGGSHGGYGASGGSHGGSSGCGSGSCGGCGSGSCGGHGGAFAKASASASASASAGSYGK from the exons ATGAGATCGGTCTGTTTAGCTTTTGGGATTTTGTTGGCATTTACCAATGCATCTG agaGAGTTCAAAGAAGCTACGGCGGAGGTGGAGGGGGCGGAGGTGGCGGCGGATTCGGTTTTGGTGGCGGAGGCGGATTCGGATATGGAGGTGGAGGTGGCGGCGGAGGTGGATTTGGAGGAGGCCTCGGCGGGGGTGCTGGATTAGGAGCAGGATTGGATGTTATTCGAAGTGGCGTTCATGGTATCCTCGATAAAGTACACGAAGGCCTCGGCAATATCGGCGCTGGTGCAGGTGGAGCCGGCGGTTTTGGAGGAAGTTTTGGAGCTGGTTTAGGAGGAAGTGCTGGAGGTGGTAGTGGCTTAGGAGGAGGAGCCGGCGGGGGCATCGGAGGTGGAAAAGAAAAAGTTGTTTACACCAAGTCTGACGATGGTAAATCCGGTGGATTTGCATTCACTGGAACCACTGGGAACGGTGGATATGGCGGAGGTGGTGGATACAGCAGCGGCGGTGGTGGCAGCGGCTATGGCGGAGGAGCTGGAGGAGGAAGTGGTCATAGCAGCGGACATGGTGGAGGTAGTGCTGGAGGATTCGGAGGTAATGGAGCTTCCGGTAGCGGAGGACTAGGAGGTGGTGCTGGAGGTGGAATTGGAGGAGGTGCTGGGATTGGTAGTGGACATGGAGGAAGTGCCGGAGGTTCTGGAGGTTTTGGAGGTTCTGGCAGCGGAGGATTTGGTACTGGACTGGGAGGTGGCGCTGGTCTAGGAGGTGGGTCTGGAGGTGGACATGGAGGCAGCAGTGGAGGTTCTGGAAGTTATGGAGGTTCTGGTAGCGGAGGACTAGGAGGTGGGTCTGGAGGTGGACATGGAGGCAGCTCTGGAGGTTCTGGAGGTTATGGAGGTTCTAGTAGCGGAGGACTAGGAA GTGGCGCTGGACTAGGTGGTGGCGCTGGATTAGGAGGTGGTGCTGGAGGTGGACATGGAGGCAGCACTGGAGGTTCTGGAGGTTATGGAGGTTCTGGTAGCGGAGGACTAGGAAGTGGCTCTGGACTAGGAGGTGGCGCTGGACTAGGAG GTGGCGCTGGACTAGGAGGTGGCGCTGGACTAGGTAGTGGCGCTGGATTAGGAGGTGGTGCTGGAGGTGGACATGGAGGCAGCACTGGAGGATCTGGAGGTTCTGGAGGTTATGGAGGTTCTGGTAGCGGAGGACTAGGAAGTGGCTCTGGACTAGGAGGTGGCGCTGGACTAGGAGGTGGGGCTGGACTAGGAGGTGGCGCTGGAATAGGAGGTGGCGCTGGAGGTGGACATGGAGGCAGCAGTGGAGGTTCTGGAGGTTATGGAGGTTCTGGCAGCGGAGGACTAGGAGGTGGCGCTGGACTAGGTGGTGGCGCTGGATTAGGAGGTGGTGCTGGAGGTGGACATGGAGGCAGCAGTGGAGGTTCTGGAGGTTATGGAGGTTCTGGTAGCGGAGGACTAGGAGGTGGCGCTGGACTAGGTGGTGGCGCTGGATTAGGAGGTGGTGCTGGAGGTGGACATAGAGGAAGCATTGGAGGTTCTGGAGGTTATGGAATTTCTGGTAGCGGAGGACTAGGAGGAGGGCTAGGAGGTGGGCTAGGAGGTGGACTTGGTGGTAATGGAGGAATTGGCGGAGGACACGGATTCAGTGCTGGAGGTTTAAGTAGTGGGGGTCTCGGAGGTGGCGCTGGACTAGGTGGCGCACTTGGCGCTGGTATCAGTGGCTTAGGAGGGTTCGGTGGTTTCGGTGGAAGCCATGGAGGTTACGGAGCATCAGGAGGGTCGCATGGTGGTTCAAGTGGATGTGGTTCAGGTTCCTGCGGTGGCTGCGGTTCAGGTTCTTGTGGTGGTCATGGTGGGGCATTTGCCAAAGCGAGCGCCTCTGCTTCTGCCTCAGCCTCAGCAGGTAGTTATGGAAAATAA
- the LOC133320815 gene encoding uncharacterized protein LOC133320815 isoform X16, translating to MRSVCLAFGILLAFTNASERVQRSYGGGGGGGGGGGFGFGGGGGFGYGGGGGGGGGFGGGLGGGAGLGAGLDVIRSGVHGILDKVHEGLGNIGAGAGGAGGFGGSFGAGLGGSAGGGSGLGGGAGGGIGGGKEKVVYTKSDDGKSGGFAFTGTTGNGGYGGGGGYSSGGGGSGYGGGAGGGSGHSSGHGGGSAGGFGGNGASGSGGLGGGAGGGIGGGAGIGSGHGGSAGGSGGFGGSGSGGFGTGLGGGAGLGGGSGGGHGGSSGGSGSYGGSGSGGLGGGSGGGHGGSSGGSGGYGGSSSGGLGSGSGLGGGAGLGGGAGLGGGAGLGGGAGGGHGGSTGGSGGYGGSGSGGLGSGSGLGGGAGLGGGAGLGGGAGLGGGAGGGHGGSTGGSGGYGGSGSGGLGSGSGLGGGAGGGHGGSSGGSGGYGGSGSGGLGGGAGLGGGAGLGGGAGGGHGGSSGGSGGYGGSGSGGLGGGAGLGGGAGLGGGAGGGHRGSIGGSGGYGISGSGGLGGGLGGGLGGGLGGNGGIGGGHGFSAGGLSSGGLGGGAGLGGALGAGISGLGGFGGFGGSHGGYGASGGSHGGSSGCGSGSCGGCGSGSCGGHGGAFAKASASASASASAGSYGK from the exons ATGAGATCGGTCTGTTTAGCTTTTGGGATTTTGTTGGCATTTACCAATGCATCTG agaGAGTTCAAAGAAGCTACGGCGGAGGTGGAGGGGGCGGAGGTGGCGGCGGATTCGGTTTTGGTGGCGGAGGCGGATTCGGATATGGAGGTGGAGGTGGCGGCGGAGGTGGATTTGGAGGAGGCCTCGGCGGGGGTGCTGGATTAGGAGCAGGATTGGATGTTATTCGAAGTGGCGTTCATGGTATCCTCGATAAAGTACACGAAGGCCTCGGCAATATCGGCGCTGGTGCAGGTGGAGCCGGCGGTTTTGGAGGAAGTTTTGGAGCTGGTTTAGGAGGAAGTGCTGGAGGTGGTAGTGGCTTAGGAGGAGGAGCCGGCGGGGGCATCGGAGGTGGAAAAGAAAAAGTTGTTTACACCAAGTCTGACGATGGTAAATCCGGTGGATTTGCATTCACTGGAACCACTGGGAACGGTGGATATGGCGGAGGTGGTGGATACAGCAGCGGCGGTGGTGGCAGCGGCTATGGCGGAGGAGCTGGAGGAGGAAGTGGTCATAGCAGCGGACATGGTGGAGGTAGTGCTGGAGGATTCGGAGGTAATGGAGCTTCCGGTAGCGGAGGACTAGGAGGTGGTGCTGGAGGTGGAATTGGAGGAGGTGCTGGGATTGGTAGTGGACATGGAGGAAGTGCCGGAGGTTCTGGAGGTTTTGGAGGTTCTGGCAGCGGAGGATTTGGTACTGGACTGGGAGGTGGCGCTGGTCTAGGAGGTGGGTCTGGAGGTGGACATGGAGGCAGCAGTGGAGGTTCTGGAAGTTATGGAGGTTCTGGTAGCGGAGGACTAGGAGGTGGGTCTGGAGGTGGACATGGAGGCAGCTCTGGAGGTTCTGGAGGTTATGGAGGTTCTAGTAGCGGAGGACTAGGAAGTGGCTCTGGACTAGGAGGTGGCG CTGGACTAGGAGGTGGCGCTGGACTAGGTGGTGGCGCTGGATTAGGAGGTGGTGCTGGAGGTGGACATGGAGGCAGCACTGGAGGTTCTGGAGGTTATGGAGGTTCTGGTAGCGGAGGACTAGGAAGTGGCTCTGGACTAGGAGGTGGCGCTGGACTAGGAGGTGGCGCTGGACTAGGTGGTGGCGCTGGATTAGGAGGTGGTGCTGGAGGTGGACATGGAGGCAGCACTGGAG GTTCTGGAGGTTATGGAGGTTCTGGTAGCGGAGGACTAGGAAGTGGCTCTGGACTAGGAG GTGGCGCTGGAGGTGGACATGGAGGCAGCAGTGGAGGTTCTGGAGGTTATGGAGGTTCTGGCAGCGGAGGACTAGGAGGTGGCGCTGGACTAGGTGGTGGCGCTGGATTAGGAGGTGGTGCTGGAGGTGGACATGGAGGCAGCAGTGGAGGTTCTGGAGGTTATGGAGGTTCTGGTAGCGGAGGACTAGGAGGTGGCGCTGGACTAGGTGGTGGCGCTGGATTAGGAGGTGGTGCTGGAGGTGGACATAGAGGAAGCATTGGAGGTTCTGGAGGTTATGGAATTTCTGGTAGCGGAGGACTAGGAGGAGGGCTAGGAGGTGGGCTAGGAGGTGGACTTGGTGGTAATGGAGGAATTGGCGGAGGACACGGATTCAGTGCTGGAGGTTTAAGTAGTGGGGGTCTCGGAGGTGGCGCTGGACTAGGTGGCGCACTTGGCGCTGGTATCAGTGGCTTAGGAGGGTTCGGTGGTTTCGGTGGAAGCCATGGAGGTTACGGAGCATCAGGAGGGTCGCATGGTGGTTCAAGTGGATGTGGTTCAGGTTCCTGCGGTGGCTGCGGTTCAGGTTCTTGTGGTGGTCATGGTGGGGCATTTGCCAAAGCGAGCGCCTCTGCTTCTGCCTCAGCCTCAGCAGGTAGTTATGGAAAATAA
- the LOC133320815 gene encoding uncharacterized protein LOC133320815 isoform X15, with amino-acid sequence MRSVCLAFGILLAFTNASERVQRSYGGGGGGGGGGGFGFGGGGGFGYGGGGGGGGGFGGGLGGGAGLGAGLDVIRSGVHGILDKVHEGLGNIGAGAGGAGGFGGSFGAGLGGSAGGGSGLGGGAGGGIGGGKEKVVYTKSDDGKSGGFAFTGTTGNGGYGGGGGYSSGGGGSGYGGGAGGGSGHSSGHGGGSAGGFGGNGASGSGGLGGGAGGGIGGGAGIGSGHGGSAGGSGGFGGSGSGGFGTGLGGGAGLGGGSGGGHGGSSGGSGGYGGSSSGGLGSGSGLGGGAGLGGGAGLGGGAGLGGGAGGGHGGSTGGSGGYGGSGSGGLGSGSGLGGGAGLGGGAGLGGGAGLGSGAGLGGGAGGGHGGSTGGSGGSGGYGGSGSGGLGSGSGLGGGAGLGGGAGLGGGAGIGGGAGGGHGGSSGGSGGYGGSGSGGLGGGAGLGGGAGLGGGAGGGHGGSSGGSGGYGGSGSGGLGGGAGLGGGAGLGGGAGGGHRGSIGGSGGYGISGSGGLGGGLGGGLGGGLGGNGGIGGGHGFSAGGLSSGGLGGGAGLGGALGAGISGLGGFGGFGGSHGGYGASGGSHGGSSGCGSGSCGGCGSGSCGGHGGAFAKASASASASASAGSYGK; translated from the exons ATGAGATCGGTCTGTTTAGCTTTTGGGATTTTGTTGGCATTTACCAATGCATCTG agaGAGTTCAAAGAAGCTACGGCGGAGGTGGAGGGGGCGGAGGTGGCGGCGGATTCGGTTTTGGTGGCGGAGGCGGATTCGGATATGGAGGTGGAGGTGGCGGCGGAGGTGGATTTGGAGGAGGCCTCGGCGGGGGTGCTGGATTAGGAGCAGGATTGGATGTTATTCGAAGTGGCGTTCATGGTATCCTCGATAAAGTACACGAAGGCCTCGGCAATATCGGCGCTGGTGCAGGTGGAGCCGGCGGTTTTGGAGGAAGTTTTGGAGCTGGTTTAGGAGGAAGTGCTGGAGGTGGTAGTGGCTTAGGAGGAGGAGCCGGCGGGGGCATCGGAGGTGGAAAAGAAAAAGTTGTTTACACCAAGTCTGACGATGGTAAATCCGGTGGATTTGCATTCACTGGAACCACTGGGAACGGTGGATATGGCGGAGGTGGTGGATACAGCAGCGGCGGTGGTGGCAGCGGCTATGGCGGAGGAGCTGGAGGAGGAAGTGGTCATAGCAGCGGACATGGTGGAGGTAGTGCTGGAGGATTCGGAGGTAATGGAGCTTCCGGTAGCGGAGGACTAGGAGGTGGTGCTGGAGGTGGAATTGGAGGAGGTGCTGGGATTGGTAGTGGACATGGAGGAAGTGCCGGAGGTTCTGGAGGTTTTGGAGGTTCTGGCAGCGGAGGATTTGGTACTGGACTGGGAGGTGGCGCTGGTCTAGGAG GTGGGTCTGGAGGTGGACATGGAGGCAGCTCTGGAGGTTCTGGAGGTTATGGAGGTTCTAGTAGCGGAGGACTAGGAAGTGGCTCTGGACTAGGAGGTGGCG CTGGACTAGGAGGTGGCGCTGGACTAGGTGGTGGCGCTGGATTAGGAGGTGGTGCTGGAGGTGGACATGGAGGCAGCACTGGAGGTTCTGGAGGTTATGGAGGTTCTGGTAGCGGAGGACTAGGAAGTGGCTCTGGACTAGGAGGTGGCGCTGGACTAGGAG GTGGCGCTGGACTAGGAGGTGGCGCTGGACTAGGTAGTGGCGCTGGATTAGGAGGTGGTGCTGGAGGTGGACATGGAGGCAGCACTGGAGGATCTGGAGGTTCTGGAGGTTATGGAGGTTCTGGTAGCGGAGGACTAGGAAGTGGCTCTGGACTAGGAGGTGGCGCTGGACTAGGAGGTGGGGCTGGACTAGGAGGTGGCGCTGGAATAGGAGGTGGCGCTGGAGGTGGACATGGAGGCAGCAGTGGAGGTTCTGGAGGTTATGGAGGTTCTGGCAGCGGAGGACTAGGAGGTGGCGCTGGACTAGGTGGTGGCGCTGGATTAGGAGGTGGTGCTGGAGGTGGACATGGAGGCAGCAGTGGAGGTTCTGGAGGTTATGGAGGTTCTGGTAGCGGAGGACTAGGAGGTGGCGCTGGACTAGGTGGTGGCGCTGGATTAGGAGGTGGTGCTGGAGGTGGACATAGAGGAAGCATTGGAGGTTCTGGAGGTTATGGAATTTCTGGTAGCGGAGGACTAGGAGGAGGGCTAGGAGGTGGGCTAGGAGGTGGACTTGGTGGTAATGGAGGAATTGGCGGAGGACACGGATTCAGTGCTGGAGGTTTAAGTAGTGGGGGTCTCGGAGGTGGCGCTGGACTAGGTGGCGCACTTGGCGCTGGTATCAGTGGCTTAGGAGGGTTCGGTGGTTTCGGTGGAAGCCATGGAGGTTACGGAGCATCAGGAGGGTCGCATGGTGGTTCAAGTGGATGTGGTTCAGGTTCCTGCGGTGGCTGCGGTTCAGGTTCTTGTGGTGGTCATGGTGGGGCATTTGCCAAAGCGAGCGCCTCTGCTTCTGCCTCAGCCTCAGCAGGTAGTTATGGAAAATAA
- the LOC133320815 gene encoding uncharacterized protein LOC133320815 isoform X22 — protein sequence MRSVCLAFGILLAFTNASERVQRSYGGGGGGGGGGGFGFGGGGGFGYGGGGGGGGGFGGGLGGGAGLGAGLDVIRSGVHGILDKVHEGLGNIGAGAGGAGGFGGSFGAGLGGSAGGGSGLGGGAGGGIGGGKEKVVYTKSDDGKSGGFAFTGTTGNGGYGGGGGYSSGGGGSGYGGGAGGGSGHSSGHGGGSAGGFGGNGASGSGGLGGGAGGGIGGGAGIGSGHGGSAGGSGGFGGSGSGGFGTGLGGGAGLGGGSGGGHGGSSGGSGSYGGSGSGGLGGGAGLGGGAGLGGGAGGGHGGSTGGSGGYGGSGSGGLGSGSGLGGGAGLGGGAGLGGGAGLGSGAGLGGGAGGGHGGSTGGSGGSGGYGGSGSGGLGSGSGLGGGAGLGGGAGLGGGAGIGGGAGGGHGGSSGGSGGYGGSGSGGLGGGAGLGGGAGLGGGAGGGHGGSSGGSGGYGGSGSGGLGGGAGLGGGAGLGGGAGGGHRGSIGGSGGYGISGSGGLGGGLGGGLGGGLGGNGGIGGGHGFSAGGLSSGGLGGGAGLGGALGAGISGLGGFGGFGGSHGGYGASGGSHGGSSGCGSGSCGGCGSGSCGGHGGAFAKASASASASASAGSYGK from the exons ATGAGATCGGTCTGTTTAGCTTTTGGGATTTTGTTGGCATTTACCAATGCATCTG agaGAGTTCAAAGAAGCTACGGCGGAGGTGGAGGGGGCGGAGGTGGCGGCGGATTCGGTTTTGGTGGCGGAGGCGGATTCGGATATGGAGGTGGAGGTGGCGGCGGAGGTGGATTTGGAGGAGGCCTCGGCGGGGGTGCTGGATTAGGAGCAGGATTGGATGTTATTCGAAGTGGCGTTCATGGTATCCTCGATAAAGTACACGAAGGCCTCGGCAATATCGGCGCTGGTGCAGGTGGAGCCGGCGGTTTTGGAGGAAGTTTTGGAGCTGGTTTAGGAGGAAGTGCTGGAGGTGGTAGTGGCTTAGGAGGAGGAGCCGGCGGGGGCATCGGAGGTGGAAAAGAAAAAGTTGTTTACACCAAGTCTGACGATGGTAAATCCGGTGGATTTGCATTCACTGGAACCACTGGGAACGGTGGATATGGCGGAGGTGGTGGATACAGCAGCGGCGGTGGTGGCAGCGGCTATGGCGGAGGAGCTGGAGGAGGAAGTGGTCATAGCAGCGGACATGGTGGAGGTAGTGCTGGAGGATTCGGAGGTAATGGAGCTTCCGGTAGCGGAGGACTAGGAGGTGGTGCTGGAGGTGGAATTGGAGGAGGTGCTGGGATTGGTAGTGGACATGGAGGAAGTGCCGGAGGTTCTGGAGGTTTTGGAGGTTCTGGCAGCGGAGGATTTGGTACTGGACTGGGAGGTGGCGCTGGTCTAGGAGGTGGGTCTGGAGGTGGACATGGAGGCAGCAGTGGAGGTTCTGGAAGTTATGGAGGTTCTGGTAGCGGAGGACTAGGAG GTGGCGCTGGACTAGGTGGTGGCGCTGGATTAGGAGGTGGTGCTGGAGGTGGACATGGAGGCAGCACTGGAGGTTCTGGAGGTTATGGAGGTTCTGGTAGCGGAGGACTAGGAAGTGGCTCTGGACTAGGAGGTGGCGCTGGACTAGGAG GTGGCGCTGGACTAGGAGGTGGCGCTGGACTAGGTAGTGGCGCTGGATTAGGAGGTGGTGCTGGAGGTGGACATGGAGGCAGCACTGGAGGATCTGGAGGTTCTGGAGGTTATGGAGGTTCTGGTAGCGGAGGACTAGGAAGTGGCTCTGGACTAGGAGGTGGCGCTGGACTAGGAGGTGGGGCTGGACTAGGAGGTGGCGCTGGAATAGGAGGTGGCGCTGGAGGTGGACATGGAGGCAGCAGTGGAGGTTCTGGAGGTTATGGAGGTTCTGGCAGCGGAGGACTAGGAGGTGGCGCTGGACTAGGTGGTGGCGCTGGATTAGGAGGTGGTGCTGGAGGTGGACATGGAGGCAGCAGTGGAGGTTCTGGAGGTTATGGAGGTTCTGGTAGCGGAGGACTAGGAGGTGGCGCTGGACTAGGTGGTGGCGCTGGATTAGGAGGTGGTGCTGGAGGTGGACATAGAGGAAGCATTGGAGGTTCTGGAGGTTATGGAATTTCTGGTAGCGGAGGACTAGGAGGAGGGCTAGGAGGTGGGCTAGGAGGTGGACTTGGTGGTAATGGAGGAATTGGCGGAGGACACGGATTCAGTGCTGGAGGTTTAAGTAGTGGGGGTCTCGGAGGTGGCGCTGGACTAGGTGGCGCACTTGGCGCTGGTATCAGTGGCTTAGGAGGGTTCGGTGGTTTCGGTGGAAGCCATGGAGGTTACGGAGCATCAGGAGGGTCGCATGGTGGTTCAAGTGGATGTGGTTCAGGTTCCTGCGGTGGCTGCGGTTCAGGTTCTTGTGGTGGTCATGGTGGGGCATTTGCCAAAGCGAGCGCCTCTGCTTCTGCCTCAGCCTCAGCAGGTAGTTATGGAAAATAA
- the LOC133320815 gene encoding uncharacterized protein LOC133320815 isoform X23, giving the protein MRSVCLAFGILLAFTNASERVQRSYGGGGGGGGGGGFGFGGGGGFGYGGGGGGGGGFGGGLGGGAGLGAGLDVIRSGVHGILDKVHEGLGNIGAGAGGAGGFGGSFGAGLGGSAGGGSGLGGGAGGGIGGGKEKVVYTKSDDGKSGGFAFTGTTGNGGYGGGGGYSSGGGGSGYGGGAGGGSGHSSGHGGGSAGGFGGNGASGSGGLGGGAGGGIGGGAGIGSGHGGSAGGSGGFGGSGSGGFGTGLGGGAGLGGGSGGGHGGSSGGSGGYGGSSSGGLGSGAGLGGGAGLGGGAGGGHGGSTGGSGGYGGSGSGGLGSGSGLGGGAGLGGGAGLGGGAGLGSGAGLGGGAGGGHGGSTGGSGGSGGYGGSGSGGLGSGSGLGGGAGLGGGAGLGGGAGIGGGAGGGHGGSSGGSGGYGGSGSGGLGGGAGLGGGAGLGGGAGGGHGGSSGGSGGYGGSGSGGLGGGAGLGGGAGLGGGAGGGHRGSIGGSGGYGISGSGGLGGGLGGGLGGGLGGNGGIGGGHGFSAGGLSSGGLGGGAGLGGALGAGISGLGGFGGFGGSHGGYGASGGSHGGSSGCGSGSCGGCGSGSCGGHGGAFAKASASASASASAGSYGK; this is encoded by the exons ATGAGATCGGTCTGTTTAGCTTTTGGGATTTTGTTGGCATTTACCAATGCATCTG agaGAGTTCAAAGAAGCTACGGCGGAGGTGGAGGGGGCGGAGGTGGCGGCGGATTCGGTTTTGGTGGCGGAGGCGGATTCGGATATGGAGGTGGAGGTGGCGGCGGAGGTGGATTTGGAGGAGGCCTCGGCGGGGGTGCTGGATTAGGAGCAGGATTGGATGTTATTCGAAGTGGCGTTCATGGTATCCTCGATAAAGTACACGAAGGCCTCGGCAATATCGGCGCTGGTGCAGGTGGAGCCGGCGGTTTTGGAGGAAGTTTTGGAGCTGGTTTAGGAGGAAGTGCTGGAGGTGGTAGTGGCTTAGGAGGAGGAGCCGGCGGGGGCATCGGAGGTGGAAAAGAAAAAGTTGTTTACACCAAGTCTGACGATGGTAAATCCGGTGGATTTGCATTCACTGGAACCACTGGGAACGGTGGATATGGCGGAGGTGGTGGATACAGCAGCGGCGGTGGTGGCAGCGGCTATGGCGGAGGAGCTGGAGGAGGAAGTGGTCATAGCAGCGGACATGGTGGAGGTAGTGCTGGAGGATTCGGAGGTAATGGAGCTTCCGGTAGCGGAGGACTAGGAGGTGGTGCTGGAGGTGGAATTGGAGGAGGTGCTGGGATTGGTAGTGGACATGGAGGAAGTGCCGGAGGTTCTGGAGGTTTTGGAGGTTCTGGCAGCGGAGGATTTGGTACTGGACTGGGAGGTGGCGCTGGTCTAGGAG GTGGGTCTGGAGGTGGACATGGAGGCAGCTCTGGAGGTTCTGGAGGTTATGGAGGTTCTAGTAGCGGAGGACTAGGAA GTGGCGCTGGACTAGGTGGTGGCGCTGGATTAGGAGGTGGTGCTGGAGGTGGACATGGAGGCAGCACTGGAGGTTCTGGAGGTTATGGAGGTTCTGGTAGCGGAGGACTAGGAAGTGGCTCTGGACTAGGAGGTGGCGCTGGACTAGGAG GTGGCGCTGGACTAGGAGGTGGCGCTGGACTAGGTAGTGGCGCTGGATTAGGAGGTGGTGCTGGAGGTGGACATGGAGGCAGCACTGGAGGATCTGGAGGTTCTGGAGGTTATGGAGGTTCTGGTAGCGGAGGACTAGGAAGTGGCTCTGGACTAGGAGGTGGCGCTGGACTAGGAGGTGGGGCTGGACTAGGAGGTGGCGCTGGAATAGGAGGTGGCGCTGGAGGTGGACATGGAGGCAGCAGTGGAGGTTCTGGAGGTTATGGAGGTTCTGGCAGCGGAGGACTAGGAGGTGGCGCTGGACTAGGTGGTGGCGCTGGATTAGGAGGTGGTGCTGGAGGTGGACATGGAGGCAGCAGTGGAGGTTCTGGAGGTTATGGAGGTTCTGGTAGCGGAGGACTAGGAGGTGGCGCTGGACTAGGTGGTGGCGCTGGATTAGGAGGTGGTGCTGGAGGTGGACATAGAGGAAGCATTGGAGGTTCTGGAGGTTATGGAATTTCTGGTAGCGGAGGACTAGGAGGAGGGCTAGGAGGTGGGCTAGGAGGTGGACTTGGTGGTAATGGAGGAATTGGCGGAGGACACGGATTCAGTGCTGGAGGTTTAAGTAGTGGGGGTCTCGGAGGTGGCGCTGGACTAGGTGGCGCACTTGGCGCTGGTATCAGTGGCTTAGGAGGGTTCGGTGGTTTCGGTGGAAGCCATGGAGGTTACGGAGCATCAGGAGGGTCGCATGGTGGTTCAAGTGGATGTGGTTCAGGTTCCTGCGGTGGCTGCGGTTCAGGTTCTTGTGGTGGTCATGGTGGGGCATTTGCCAAAGCGAGCGCCTCTGCTTCTGCCTCAGCCTCAGCAGGTAGTTATGGAAAATAA